The Chlorocebus sabaeus isolate Y175 chromosome 6, mChlSab1.0.hap1, whole genome shotgun sequence genome has a segment encoding these proteins:
- the MYADM gene encoding myeloid-associated differentiation marker, translating to MPVTVTRTTITTTTTSSSGLGSPTIVGSPRALTQPLGLLRLLQLVSTCVAFSLVASVGAWTGSMGNWSMFTWCFCFSVTLIILIVELCGLQARFPLSWRNFPITFACYAALFCLSASIIYPTTYVQFLSHGRSRDHAIAATFFSCIACVAYATEVAWTRARPGEITGYMATVPGLLKVLETFVACIIFAFISDTNLYQHQPALEWCVAVYAICFILAAIAILLNLGECTNVLPIPFPSFLSGLALLSVLLYATALVLWPLYQFDEKYGGQPRRSRDVSCSRSHAYYVCGWDRRLAVAILTAINLLAYVADLVHSARLVFVKV from the coding sequence ATGCCAGTGACGGTAACCCGCACCACCATCACGACCACCACGACGTCGTCCTCGGGCCTGGGGTCCCCCACGATCGTGGGGTCCCCTCGGGCCCTGACACAGCCCCTGGGTCTCCTTCGCCTGCTGCAGCTGGTGTCTACCTGCGTGGCCTTCTCGCTGGTGGCTAGCGTCGGCGCCTGGACGGGGTCCATGGGCAACTGGTCTATGTTCACCTGGTGCTTCTGCTTCTCCGTGACCCTGATCATCCTCATCGTGGAGCTGTGCGGGCTCCAGGCCCGCTTCCCTCTGTCTTGGCGCAACTTCCCCATCACCTTTGCCTGCTATGCGGCCCTCTTCTGTCTCTCCGCCTCCATCATCTACCCCACCACCTACGTCCAGTTCCTGTCCCACGGCCGTTCCCGGGACCACGCCATCGCCGCCACCTTCTTCTCCTGCATCGCTTGTGTGGCTTATGCCACCGAAGTGGCCTGGACCCGGGCCCGGCCCGGCGAGATCACTGGCTACATGGCCACCGTGCCCGGGCTGCTGAAGGTGCTGGAGACCTTCGTGGCCTGCATCATCTTCGCGTTCATCAGTGACACCAACCTGTACCAGCACCAGCCGGCCCTGGAATGGTGCGTGGCGGTGTACGCCATCTGCTTCATCCTAGCGGCCATCGCCATCCTGCTGAACCTGGGGGAGTGCACCAATGTACTGCCCATCCCCTTCCCCAGCTTCCTGTCGGGGCTGGCCTTGCTGTCTGTCCTCCTCTATGCCACTGCCCTTGTTCTCTGGCCCCTCTACCAGTTCGATGAGAAGTACGGCGGCCAGCCTCGGCGCTCAAGAGATGTAAGCTGCAGCCGCAGCCATGCCTACTATGTGTGTGGCTGGGACCGCCGACTGGCTGTGGCCATCTTGACAGCCATCAACCTACTGGCGTATGTGGCTGACCTGGTGCACTCTGCCCGCCTGGTTTTTGTTAAGGTCTAA